In Methanofollis fontis, the following proteins share a genomic window:
- the rpl4p gene encoding 50S ribosomal protein L4 — MKANVRSIDGSVMREIDLPAVFDELYRPDLIKKAVLAIQSTRLQPHGTHPYAGIRSSAVGWGSGRGASHVPRLKNGSRAAKVPQAKGGRAAHPPVTAKVLEKKINKQERWAALRSAIAATAVPELVTLRGHRFEGEVPVVVDEGFENLTKTADVIAALGALGLYADVERSKASKKVRAGRGKMRGRRYKQRKSVLIVTGDEPLRAARNLAGVDAVSIYDLDAELLAPGTHAGRLTVWSESALKRME, encoded by the coding sequence ATGAAAGCAAATGTCAGATCAATCGACGGCTCGGTTATGCGTGAAATCGACCTTCCGGCTGTCTTCGATGAACTTTATCGGCCTGACCTGATCAAGAAGGCCGTTCTCGCAATCCAGAGCACGAGACTCCAGCCCCACGGCACCCATCCGTATGCGGGCATCAGGAGTTCGGCTGTCGGCTGGGGCTCGGGCCGTGGTGCCTCCCATGTGCCGCGCCTGAAGAATGGTTCGCGCGCCGCAAAGGTCCCGCAGGCAAAGGGCGGTCGTGCGGCGCACCCGCCGGTCACTGCCAAGGTGCTCGAGAAGAAGATCAACAAGCAGGAACGGTGGGCGGCCCTGCGTTCGGCAATCGCCGCCACCGCCGTCCCCGAACTCGTGACCCTCCGCGGCCACCGCTTCGAGGGCGAGGTGCCGGTCGTTGTCGACGAGGGCTTCGAGAACCTCACGAAGACCGCTGACGTGATCGCCGCACTCGGGGCACTCGGGCTGTATGCCGACGTTGAGCGTTCCAAGGCGAGCAAGAAGGTCCGGGCCGGCCGCGGCAAGATGCGCGGTCGCCGCTACAAGCAGCGCAAGAGCGTTCTGATCGTCACCGGCGACGAACCGCTCCGTGCCGCCCGCAACCTTGCCGGTGTCGACGCTGTCAGCATTTATGACCTCGATGCAGAACTGCTGGCGCCGGGCACCCATGCCGGTCGCCTGACCGTCTGGTCTGAGAGCGCACTGAAGAGGATGGAGTGA
- a CDS encoding Tfx family DNA-binding protein, which translates to MKQGLLTDRQKEVLRYRKMGLTQQQVADIIKTSKANVCTIEKAAYENIERARETLEFLYTLDSEHLCTIAAGTDLIDAASDIFREAEKMGIKVKYNTIELINRIHDSNPERFRARYVRENVEVYINKEGDLFFG; encoded by the coding sequence ATGAAACAGGGGCTTCTCACCGACCGGCAGAAGGAGGTCCTCAGATACCGGAAAATGGGGCTCACCCAGCAGCAGGTGGCGGACATCATCAAGACGTCCAAGGCGAATGTCTGCACCATCGAGAAGGCGGCATATGAAAATATCGAACGGGCGCGGGAGACGCTGGAGTTCCTCTACACTCTTGATTCAGAGCACCTCTGCACCATCGCGGCCGGGACCGATCTCATTGATGCGGCGTCCGATATCTTCCGCGAGGCCGAAAAGATGGGGATCAAGGTGAAGTACAACACCATCGAACTGATCAACCGGATCCATGACTCAAACCCCGAACGCTTCAGGGCTCGCTATGTCCGGGAGAATGTCGAGGTCTACATCAATAAAGAGGGTGACCTCTTCTTCGGGTGA
- a CDS encoding 50S ribosomal protein L2, which produces MGHRIISQNRGRGGPTYRAPSHRYKAELKHACRNNEGVNGKIIDIEHDPARHAPIARVEIADGKKIYMLVTEGMGVGDEVAWGAGAKVQNGNTLPLRDIPIGAYVCNIESKPNDGGKFVRSSGVQAMLVGKNAGRVAISMPSGKQKWFNDMCMATIGIVAGGGRGEKPFVKAGNKYHKMKSQAQKWPRSSGLKMNVIDHPFGGGGHQHTGRPKTVARGTSPGRKVGSIAARRTGKLKK; this is translated from the coding sequence ATGGGACATAGAATTATCAGCCAGAACCGTGGACGGGGCGGCCCGACCTACCGGGCACCATCCCACCGCTACAAGGCCGAACTGAAACACGCCTGCAGGAACAACGAGGGTGTGAATGGCAAGATCATCGATATCGAGCACGATCCTGCACGCCACGCCCCGATTGCCCGGGTGGAGATTGCGGACGGAAAGAAGATCTACATGCTCGTGACCGAGGGCATGGGCGTTGGCGATGAGGTCGCCTGGGGCGCCGGGGCAAAGGTCCAGAACGGCAACACCCTGCCCCTCCGCGACATCCCGATCGGTGCCTATGTCTGCAACATCGAGTCAAAACCGAATGACGGCGGCAAGTTCGTTCGTTCAAGCGGTGTCCAGGCAATGCTCGTCGGCAAGAATGCCGGCCGCGTGGCCATCTCGATGCCCAGCGGCAAGCAGAAGTGGTTCAACGATATGTGCATGGCGACCATCGGCATCGTTGCCGGCGGCGGACGCGGCGAGAAGCCCTTCGTCAAGGCAGGCAACAAATATCATAAGATGAAGTCGCAGGCGCAGAAGTGGCCCAGATCGTCGGGTCTGAAGATGAACGTCATCGACCATCCGTTCGGTGGTGGCGGTCACCAGCACACCGGCAGACCCAAGACCGTTGCACGCGGCACCTCGCCGGGTCGTAAGGTCGGAAGCATTGCTGCCCGCAGAACAGGCAAATTAAAGAAGTGA
- a CDS encoding 50S ribosomal protein L3 — protein MPNIHRPRRGSLAYSPRKRAKSQVPKYQSWPVHNGEPVLQGIAGYKVGMTHVIMVDDHKSSPTEGREIMVPVTIVEVPALRVAAVRAYASDTYGRHPMTEVWAENLDPLLAGRVTLPKEHDRDATLAAIREGVAEDRVTDIFALVYTMPAATTGVPKKVPELMETRIGGGSIEERLEHALALLGQEFDPLSLVSEGQYIDVTAITKGKGTQGPVKRWGIMVRKRKHSRGGKKRHIGNLGPWNPHHVRWQVPQIGQMGYQQRTEFNKRILRVGTDGAEIVPEGGFLHYGVVRNPYIMIKGSIPGPVKRIVRIRPAIRQGEHAVRAPAVNFVSLESKQG, from the coding sequence ATGCCGAATATACACAGACCGCGCAGGGGTTCCCTCGCGTACAGCCCGAGAAAACGGGCAAAGAGCCAGGTGCCGAAGTACCAGTCCTGGCCTGTACACAACGGCGAGCCCGTGCTGCAGGGTATTGCAGGATATAAGGTGGGGATGACGCACGTCATCATGGTCGACGACCACAAGAGCAGCCCGACCGAGGGGCGCGAGATCATGGTGCCGGTCACCATCGTCGAGGTGCCTGCCCTCCGTGTCGCTGCTGTGCGCGCCTATGCCTCAGACACCTATGGACGCCACCCGATGACCGAGGTCTGGGCCGAGAACCTCGACCCCCTCCTCGCCGGTCGGGTCACCCTTCCAAAGGAGCACGACCGCGACGCCACCCTTGCCGCAATCCGCGAGGGTGTGGCCGAGGATCGCGTCACCGACATCTTCGCCCTCGTCTACACCATGCCCGCGGCCACCACCGGTGTCCCGAAGAAGGTGCCCGAGCTGATGGAGACCAGGATCGGTGGAGGATCGATTGAGGAGCGTCTCGAGCACGCTCTCGCTCTTCTGGGCCAGGAATTCGACCCGCTCTCCCTCGTTTCTGAGGGGCAGTACATCGATGTAACCGCCATCACCAAGGGCAAGGGCACCCAGGGTCCGGTCAAGCGCTGGGGTATCATGGTCCGGAAGAGAAAACACTCCCGCGGCGGCAAGAAGCGTCATATCGGGAACCTCGGGCCGTGGAACCCCCACCATGTCAGGTGGCAGGTCCCACAGATAGGCCAGATGGGTTACCAGCAGCGGACGGAATTCAATAAGCGGATTCTCCGTGTCGGTACCGACGGCGCTGAAATCGTGCCAGAAGGCGGTTTCCTCCACTATGGTGTGGTCAGGAATCCATACATCATGATCAAGGGCTCGATACCGGGTCCGGTCAAGCGCATTGTCCGCATCCGCCCGGCCATCCGCCAGGGTGAACATGCGGTCCGGGCGCCGGCCGTGAACTTCGTCAGCCTTGAGAGCAAGCAGGGGTGA
- a CDS encoding 50S ribosomal protein L23 → MVLRHPYVTEKAMMMLENENKIQVLVDKSASKDDIRRDIERAFDQKVASVQTMMTMKGQKKAIVSFENDRAAEEILSRLGVM, encoded by the coding sequence ATGGTGCTCAGGCATCCGTATGTAACAGAAAAGGCGATGATGATGCTCGAGAACGAGAACAAGATCCAGGTTCTCGTCGACAAGTCAGCCTCCAAGGACGATATCAGGCGCGATATCGAGCGGGCCTTCGACCAGAAGGTCGCCTCGGTGCAGACCATGATGACGATGAAGGGCCAGAAGAAGGCAATCGTCAGCTTTGAGAATGACAGGGCTGCTGAAGAGATCCTCAGCAGACTCGGCGTAATGTAA